The genomic segment attgtgcctcccccccagtaatatgtccacattgtgcctcccctccagtaatatgtccacattgtgccccccccccagtaatatgcccacattgtgcctcccccccagtaatatgtccacattgtgcctccccctccagtaatatgtccacattgtgcctccccccccagtaatatgtccacattgtgcctcccccccccagtaatatgcccacattgtacctcccctccagtaatatgcccacattgtgcctccccctccagtaatatgtccacattgtgcctccccctccagtaatatgcccacattgtgcccctcccccccccagtaatatgcccacattgtgcctccccctccagtaatatgtccacattgtgcctccccctccagtaatatgtccacattgtgcctccccctccagtaatatgtctacattgtgccccccctccagtaatatgtccacattgtgcctccccctccagtaatatgcccacattgtgcctccccccccgtaatatgcccacattgtgccccccctccagtaatatgtccacattgtgcctcccccTCCAGTAATACgtccacattgtgcctccccctccagtaatatgtctacattgtgccccccctccagtaatatgtccacattgtgcctccccctccagtaatatgcccacattgtgcctcccccccagtaatatgcccacattgtgcctcccccccagtaatatgcccacattgtgccccccttcagtaatatgcccacattgtgcccccccccccagtaatatgtccacattgtgcctcccccccagtaatatgtccacattgtgcctcccccccagtaatatgtccacattgtgcctcccccccagtaatatgtccacattgtgcctcccccccagtaatatgtccacattgtgcctcccctccagtaatatgtccacattgtgcctccccctccagtaatatgtccacattgtgcctcccctccagtaatatgtccacattgtgcctcccccccagtaatatgtccacattgtgcctcccccccagtaatatgtccacattgtgcctccccctccagtaatatgtccacattgtgcctccccctccagtaatatgtccacattgtgcctcccccccagtaatatgtccacattgtgcctccccctccagtaatatgtccacattgtgcctcccctccagtaatatgtccacattgtgcctccccctccagtaatatgtccacattgtgcctcccctccagtaatatgtccacattgtgcctcccccccagtaatatgcccacattgtgcctcccccccagtaatatgtccacattgtgcctcccccccagtaatatgtccacattgtgcctccccctccagtaatatgtccacattgtgcctccccctccagtaatatgtccacattgtgccccccccagtaatatgtccacattgtgcctcccccccagtaatatgtccacattgtgcctcccccccagtaatatgtccacattgtgcctcccccccagtaatatgtccacattgtgcctccccctccagtaatatgtccacattgtgcccccccagtaatatgtccacattgtgcctccccctccagtaatatgtccacattgtgcctcccccccagtaatatgtccacattgtgccccccctccagtaatatgtccacattgtgcctccccctccagtaatatgcccacattgtgcccctcccccccccagtaatatgcccacattgtgcctccccccagtaatatgtccacattgtgcccccccccccagtaatatgtccacattgtgcctccccccagtaatatgtccacattgtgcctccctccagtaatatgtccacattgtgcctccccctccagtaatatgcccacattgtgcccctcccccccccagtaatatgcccacattgtgcctccccccagtaatatgtccacattgtgccccccctccagtaatatgtccacattgtgcctccctccagtaatatgtccacattgtgccccccctccagtaatatgtccacattgtgcctcccccccagtaatatgtccacattgtgcctccccccagtaatatgtccacattgtgcctccccctccagtaatatgtccacattgtgcctcccccccagtaatatgtccacattgtgccccccctccagtaatatgtccacattgtgcctccccctccagtaatatgtccacattgtgcctccccctccagtaatatgtccacattgtgcctcccccccagtaatatgtccacattgtgccccccctccagtaatatgtccacattgtgcctcccccccagtaatatgtccacattgtgcccccctccagtaatatgtccacattgtgccccccctccagtaatatgcccacattgtgcccccctccagtaatatgcccacattgtgcccctccccccccagtaatatgcccattgtgcccccccccagtaatatgcccacattgtgccccccctccagtaatatgcccacattgtgcccctcacagaatggAAAACATATAAACCCCACATACTTGCCTTGTTCCAAGCCGCAGGACATTGGCTGCTCTAGTCTGTGAAGGAGGCGGAGCTGACTGTCATCTCCGCCCCCGCACAGACCAGATGTGTGGAGGAATGATTGGGCAGGGGGCCGTTGCCGGTGACGGCTCACTGCTTCATTATGGCAACTCTCTGCTTCCTATAGATgcagggacagctgccagaaagcgggacatacctcccccgtactGGAACAGTCAcggaaatccgggactgtcctgccggatcagggatggttgggaggtatgctggtggcattagaggcggagcttgttaagagctcatttacatatttcttcccagaattccaaagCCTCCTCACGCTGATTAAGTCACTTTCTCCAAGCATAGATGGTAACCCCCAAGTCCTTGCATGACTTGTGAAATGCTAAGATAAAAATGGGTGCCATATGGCGGCACACCCTACAGGCCTCTGTGGTCGGCACTAGGGTCTACTGGCCAGGAATTGGTCACTTGTGATAGTCGACCAGCGTAGAAACCATATGTATTGAGGATAAATGGGAATGTAATAGTTTGGTTGGGCCATCTAGACAGTCACCTAGTTGGTCGCTGGGACATGCAATGAGGTGCTTGGACATTATAGGATTGAAGGATTGGAGTAGATGGAAGTGAATTTATATGGAACCACTAGAGATAGAAGTCTCCTGAAGCCATCGTtcttcagacccccccccccatcatgcaaGGTCCAGCGTGATTTCAGACGAGCCCCAGCCCTTTAGTGCAGATCTCACTATTGCAGCCCGTACCCTGAGAACAGGAGGATCCTTGCTCTTCCTAAATGTGGACTAAGGACAGCGATGGCATTCCTAAAAAGGTGAGGAAACTAGTATAGCCCCAGAGTGAAGGCGACATCCGGTGCCTGCAGTATCAGGGAAAGGTCTGCACATGGTTCAGGGCAAGCAGGTAACGTCAGCCGTCTACGCCTCAGGACACCTGACTTGTGACGCAGCCTGTAAGTCCCTGTCTGGACAGCAGACAACTCTTCATCTTACTGTTACTGTAGAGCGTCAGTGGTGCCGAGTCCTGGTTTAACGTGTCCTAATTAATTCATAATTCACCTAGGGCAATGATTAATCCATGGGTGTCTGCTGTCTCCACATCTGTCAAGAAAGGGGAAACTATGGTAAGTGGCAAGTGTCTatggctcactacaccagcctcctCAAACATCTGTTCTTCATGTGCATGAAGCTCAACCTCTGGCAGATCGGATTCCTCTGAACCCCAGAGATGTTTCTTTTAGTGTCCAGTAAAGCGATGACTTTCTGGGAACTTCCTTGAGCTAAAATATAGGTTTCTATAGCTGTACTGAAATCTGCCTCCGGACTTTTATGTACTCAGCAGCTCTTGACTTGAATTCTTGAATAATCTTGTCGTCAAGTTTTTAAGCCTTATTTATAAAATCTTATTTTTAGTTCTGTCACCAACTATCCCAATCTGTCTTGTGAACAGGGGAGAAAATGTCAGCGGTGGACCTGAATGACGGAGACACGACAGAGAGGTAAATGCCTTCGATGCATAATAGAGGCTTAAGGATTTGGTGGTGGTCTCGTATGTGCGTAGGATAGACGGATGATCCTCTATTCCTTACTGCAGCTTTGTGGATCTATCTGAGAGTGATGAAACCGTACAAGAAAAGGAGCAGCTGCTGCAGGAATGTCAAACGGAGCAAGTCCAAATGAATTCTGAACAGGAACCCGACCCATCTCAGGATATCACGTGTGACTACAAAACAGAAGGGTCACCGAGGAATGAAGGACTGGCATACAGAGAAGAAAAGCCATCGCAAGAACCCAAAGAGCCAGGCAAGGACACTGGTTATCAGGAGACTCAAGAAACCAGCACCAAAGACAGACATGAAAACTCTCCAGAAGAGGACTACTCAAATTCAGTTCCCTATACACCAGGTGAGATGTTGGGACCACAAGAAGATGCTGAATATGACAACGGGATGCCTGGAGAAGCCAACCAGGAAACCCAAACAGGAGGTGATTCATATGGAAGTCCACAAGAGACACCAAGTGGGGGATCCCAAGATGAAGCTGTGGAAGAACACAATGCAACTCTCTCCAATAAACCAGAACCTCACGTCAGTCAAGATGAcaaagggggatccatggcatgtAAAAAGTTTAAAGAAGGAAACTTCCAAGAGACTACATCCCAGAAGGAAAGTGGAGCTGTCCACACAGAAGAAGCCATGGAGGATTTGCAAGAAGTTAATGCAAAGAAAGAACTACATGACAATCAAACTGATGAAGGGATAGATGAAGAATCTCTGGACAGAAAAGACACATCTCCTGATGATCATTTGGAAGAACAGAAGATGACCATGCATGAAAGAGACCAGGAGCAGACTGGGAGAACCAGGGACAACATGTCTGACTGCACGTGTGAGGAACAGCCAGTGGAACCACTGCAGCTGAAAACTGAGGGTGAGTAGATGTATCCTCCACAAAATGATTTATCTCAGATATATTGTGTGCCCAAATTGCCCTGGTGACTTTAAGGATGGTTTTTACAGGCCAGAAGTTGTCGTGTACTTGCCTATCTGCACTCCTGTGGCAAGTGCAGCCTCGATAATGCAGCCTGACCAGTGTTGCCCCATTACCATGGCAAAGAGCCCAGCTGACAGTGGGACTGATCGGGCCTATCGGGGAGCAGGGACACTAGGCTAGCACAGGCATCATGTGCTTCCTGTCGTGGGTTATTTAAACAAGCAACTGCTagccacagttgcctgtgattggtctcccTGCCCCATAAGCTTTGTTCTATGCTCTCTGGATTCTAGATCTGACCTCCTGCCTGTTGATGACCTTGCCTCTGTCTGCTGACTTTGTTTCTGACTTTCTCTCCTGGTGCCGACCCTGTCTGCTATTTTATGCTCTTTTTTTGGTTTCGACTTGGGCTTGTTGTTTTTTGCTCTTTAATTCATATTTGGCTCTAGTCATTCTTGGCTGGGTCTGACCTGGTCGGTCTGACTGCCGCCCCCCGATTAGGTCCTTTGCAATTAACCAGGTTCGGGTCCATAGGCCAGTTGGATGATCCGCTATTAACTGCTGCcaccaagtaggtagggacagtggtgtggGTGGAATTTAGGGCTTCACTGTTctccttttttgtgttttttaaactAAACCAGTTGCTTTTAACCCTGCAAAGCCTGCGTGATTGAGACAGCACAAAGTCCTTATTCCAGTCTCCAAATATTTAGTGTGAATTggtaaaatatacactgctcaaaaaaattaagggaacacaaaaataacacatcctagatctgagttaattaaatattcttctgaaatactttgttctttacatagttgaatgtgctgacaacaaaatcacacaaaaataaaaaatggaaatcaaatttttcaacccatggaggtctggatttggagtcacactcaaaattaaagtggaaaaacacactacaggctgatccaactttgatgtaatgtccttaaaacaagtcaaaatgaggctcagtagtgtgtgtggcctccaggtgcctgtatgacatccctacaacgcctgtgcatgctcctgatgaggtggcggacggtctcctgagggatctcctcccagacctggactaaagcatctgccaactcctggacagtctgtggtgcaacgtgacgttggtggatagagcgagacgtgatgtcccagatgtgctcaattggattcaggtctggggaacgggcgggccgtcttgcaggaactgctgacacactccagccacatgaggtctagcattgtcttgcattaggaggaacccagggccaaccgcaccagcatatggtcttacaaggggtctgaggatctcatcttggtacctaatggcagtcaggctacctctggcgagaacatggagggctgtgcggccctccaaagaaatgccaccccacaccattactgacccaatgccaaaccggtcatgctggaggatgttgcaggcagcagaacgttctccacggcgtctccagactgtcacgtgtgctcagtgtgaacctgctttcatctgtgaagagcacagggtgccagtggcgaattcgccaatcttggtgttctctggcaaatgccaaacgtcctgcacggtgttgggctgtaagcacaacccccacctgtggacgtcgggccctcatatcaccctcatggagtctgtttctgaccgttggaGCAGACACATgcccatttgtggcctgctggaggtcattttgcaaggctctggcagtgctcctcctgttcctccttgcacaaaggcggaggtagcggtcctgctgctgggttgttgccctcctacggcctcctccacgtctcctgatgtactggcctgtctcctggtagcgcctccatgctctggacactacgttgacagacacagcaaaccttcttgccacagctcgcattgatgtgccatcctggataagctgcactacctgagccacttgtgtgggttgtagactccgtctcatgctaccactagagtgaaagcaccgccagcattcaaaagtgaccaaaacatcagccaggaagcataggaacggagaagtggtctgtggtcaccacctgcagaaccactcctttattgggggtgtcttgctaattgcctataatttccacctgttgtctatcccatttgcacaacagcatgtgaaattgattgtcactcagtgttgcttcctaagtggacagtttgatttcacagaagtctgattgacttggagttacattgtgttgtttaagtgttccctttatttttttgagcagtgtaccaaTAATCCTAATTTAATCCCAGCAATTCTTTAGATTGCATATTCTTGTGCCTCGTGCCACTTCAGACTCTTGCACCTGACTACCATTTAAAGCCAGTCTTCCTTCTAAAATACTACCTAGCAGGGGTATACAACCTGCAGCCTGGGGGCCACATGTGGCCCATAATGCCATTCTGCGCAGCTCCCATCTGGATACAAAAAGGCCCGTCTCCGTGTGACTGCTCACATGTAATTCCCATGTCAGAGGAATAGCACATAGGGCAGGAGCGGAGAGGGGTCAATGGGAATGGTGTCCTATGTGGCCCTTTGTTCAATATATCCCTTGACCCATCTGGCACTCCATAATGGAGCATGTCAGTTATAGAGGTGGCTATACATGCAAGCCACTCGCTCCACTGTAGtttttatgggagttctgaaattcTGTTACTACAACACCCCTAATCTTTAATGTAGAGTACCACACATGTGTGATCCCCTCCTTGGAAAGCTGATTGGAGTGAGAAGGGGGCCCGACTTTTCTGACGGCTGGGAGCCCTGCAAGTGGAACTAGCATTTGTCATGAATGTTGTATAGTGGCCATTGCGAATTGTTTGACAATGTGGCTCTTGGCACAAAGGGTTGTACAATCTGCTATCTAGGATGCTGTGGATGATCCTCTATCTGTATACTAAAGGGCTGGAGTCTCCTCCTTTACTAGGCAGTGACTGGTTGCCATCTCTATGGACATCAAAGGTTAATGGTGTGGTCACTTtgagaatggagaaatctggaccAGCAGCTATGTCTCCAGTCACAGTGCCACAGTTCTTCTCGGACATGGTCAAGAAGCATGGACAGAAGGTGGCACTATATGCCAGGATGGCCAATGAGTGGAAGGGGGTGACTTATTCTCAATATGAGCAGCAAAGCCGAACCATGGCCAAAGCTTTTCTGAAGGTAAGACCAAAACTGCAAAGTTTCTCTAAAGATGTGTCTTAAATCTGTTATATTACTGTTAGAGTGAATTCGCATATGGCAGATTTGAGTAAGAAAATGTATTCCACTCATGTGAatgaagcacatggatttcttcaAGCCCCAAAGTCTGATCGGTAGTAAGAAGCACTTCCTAGGTTTATAGTCGTCAAGAACCACTATAGGCCAGCCTGGACTCTTCTGAATTTAATGCAGGACTTCTTCTCTCTTGGAGCCACAGTCATTTTACCCTTCATATACAACACTTGGTTGACCATTGTTAAGTCCATCTTGGTTTCCAGGCTGCTTTGAGCTTTAATCTCCGCAGTCCACCTATATTTTCCATAGTTGGGGCCTATTTACATGACCATATTTTGAGGTCTTTGTGCAGaatggacagcacactgagtggtgCTATTCCTACCATTTTTTAATCTGTGCCAGAAGCTCATAGCAGGTCTTGTCTTTGGCAGTGTCTCACGGAACACTGACCTGGAGACCATAGTCTCTATTGGTCGTCGGGTCCATGTTCTACACAGATATGCCAAAGTCAAAGCCATACTAAAAATAATCTGTGTCCAGTATGGACGTGTGAATAACCAGTTACTGAACGGAATCCATTACTTGTGTCTACAAAACGTCAGCAGCTCCAGCAGGAATTTCACGCTTCCCTAATTTGGGAATAGTTGGTTTGTGGACAATATTTTCTTTTCTTGCAGTTGGGCTTGGAGCGGTTTCATGCAGTTCTGATCCTTGGGTCTAACTCTCCGGAGTGGTTTATGGCAGACATTGCCGCGATGCTGGCTGGGTAAGGCGATATTGTGATGCTATTAGAACTGTCTGGTAGCTGATATCTAATCCTTCTGCCTCGTTTCCTTCAGGGGTTTGGCCATTGGCATTGATCCATTATCCAATGCGTCATTTTGCCTTAAGGTGGCGCTGGATTCCCGGGCTCAGATAGTGCTTGTAGATGACCACAACCAACTGGAGAAGATCCTGAAGGTGATGTCTGTGGGTGCATGGACTATACAATTGTAGAACTGATACTGCAAGTATCTTTGTGCATAGACCTAGCTAGTAATGAGCTAAGTTTTGAGAAATTTTATTTGGACGATTCGCTGAACTTCGTCAAGAAATTTGATACGTTCTGAATTTAATTTGTCACGAATTACAATAAATCTGCTATACCCAGGgccctctgcctaatcatattcatcccacttggtggaccaatctcagtgtgaaggcttggaacttgGAGAGCTGGGCCATGTGCGTTACGTTCTAGTGGACCCACATTCACAGTTCATccgttctgtaggtactgtgctgtcagtattacaggtgtcATTTATCACCGTCTACATCCCTGTAcagggcaccaagattcatagctaatcccttcagttaaacaaaaagaaaagcatacagcagccttcagtaaagcaaatATCCTGAGGGCACCttgcaggagctgtgtccaaatgGCTCCTTAACCCTCTGGCATCAaggcctatttttatttttgcgtgttggatttttcctccccacattccaataaccataactttatttttccgtACATagttataagtagggatgagctaaTCGTGTCACGCTCCtgacagggactagaagatcgaggagactggctgcacgtgactgACAGTCTCTTTTGGTTTtacctttctgtgttgttgctggggatgtCCTCttatctcaggtgtagcttaagtgttcATTCCTTCTCCTCGATTTAGTCttgcctcacccatcatgctatgcggttgatagctccttgtttgtggaagtcctggtgctggttctgagttcctgctcgtctgcaTACTTCTAGAAGTtgtgtttcttttttgttttaccCCTACCTCCCGATATTAGGCCTGAGAGGGTCTCCTATTCCTTCAGCTGGGGAGGAATAGGCCACCCGTGTCCTGACACTAGCTGCAGGGCCCTTTTTAGGGTGAGATTGGGCTTGggttccagcgtatgaacattcctaccatcaaggtctgttcatactgatagcagtcagggctcggcgtagggactcactaggtgtgaccatttccctttcactaggttccaggcctaataccttttcccttctgtgttcagtgtggagtgtatttaccacactgTGCCGTGACAATTGACttctgaaacatccgaagtccatTTGCAtagaactttgttccaatactgtacggagcaggagctctgtacagtactagaatgtattgggtccgatgagctgaagttattgcttcgagaagtctcgcgagacttcaggtaataactttataagttgtactgtaaaaaaacattttcagaactctggtttggttccaaggtatcacttggaaccgaactctagttcgggaaatggtttttttacagtacaaatttatgaagtctaatactgtacgaagttttatgcgaatcgactccgGAAGTTCagatgatatttttaatttttttattgcttatataatttttataaataaaattgtgaaagcattttaagactgatcaggatcctgctccgtcttacaaatgcattgtaaGAACGGAtttgtttgtcatacggacaaacggatccattaCGATTTATTTTCccccacatttttaccggtctgcgcatgcgcagaccagaaggacggatccagcattccggtatttttaatgccggatctggcactaatacattcctatgtaaaaaaatgccggatctggcattcggcAAGTCTTCATTTTATTttgggctggagataaaaccgtagcatgctgcggttttatcttttgcctcatcagtcaaaaagactgaactgaagacatcctgatgcaaactgaacggattactctccattcagaatgcatggggataaaactgatcagttctttcctaggacagaactctatgccggaaaagaataacgcacgTGTGAAACATAGaagcctagaatgtgtcggcagataagaaccattcggcccatctagtctgcccaatatactgagtactatggatagcccccggccctatcttatatgaaggatggccttatgcctatcccatgcatgcttaacctccttcactgtatctgtattgtgaaagtacccttaggggccTAGTACATTCTGAGTtgtgcctcgtgcatagctcgGTATGGAAAAAGACATGGCAGGCCTGGATGGCTTCAGCAGCAtccaggttgccatggtaactgatctgaGCCCTGCGATTTCAATGTGGGGTTTAAATGACAGGGGTGGCGCAAGCGCGGCTTCCTGTTAGTCCCCTGAGGTATTGACATAACTGTGTCATAACGCACAAAGGGGTtaatggaacaaaataaagaaatggaggtAGCACCAATATAGTGGATAACAAACATGTTCTTCgaatccatgttgtggcagtgcaaacaAATGGTTTGAATCCCTTCTGTTCGCTGTAGAATGACTGCGTCAGGATTGCAGGTCACTGTTGCAATCAGGTCTAATCTATTGCCatggacttaaccgtgcagtgcGCCAAGATTCAAGTAGTAACCCCATGACCGAGTGGGGACTGTGGCAgcagtaacagggacaatagtgccccatgacagagtggcgaGGGTGACAGAAgcagtggcagtgacaatagtggccccatgacggtggggagggtggcagtaacagtgaccatAGTGGCCCTGTGAgtgaggagggtggcagcagcagtgacactgtgttcacatcactatttttctgttctgatccatcagaagaacagaatactaaaaacaaaatacaaatcctgtatt from the Bufo bufo chromosome 2, aBufBuf1.1, whole genome shotgun sequence genome contains:
- the LOC120991287 gene encoding uncharacterized protein LOC120991287 — protein: MSAVDLNDGDTTESFVDLSESDETVQEKEQLLQECQTEQVQMNSEQEPDPSQDITCDYKTEGSPRNEGLAYREEKPSQEPKEPGKDTGYQETQETSTKDRHENSPEEDYSNSVPYTPGEMLGPQEDAEYDNGMPGEANQETQTGGDSYGSPQETPSGGSQDEAVEEHNATLSNKPEPHVSQDDKGGSMACKKFKEGNFQETTSQKESGAVHTEEAMEDLQEVNAKKELHDNQTDEGIDEESLDRKDTSPDDHLEEQKMTMHERDQEQTGRTRDNMSDCTCEEQPVEPLQLKTEGSDWLPSLWTSKVNGVVTLRMEKSGPAAMSPVTVPQFFSDMVKKHGQKVALYARMANEWKGVTYSQYEQQSRTMAKAFLKLGLERFHAVLILGSNSPEWFMADIAAMLAGGLAIGIDPLSNASFCLKVALDSRAQIVLVDDHNQLEKILKIKNKLPKLKAMVQWRGTSNGAVPWSVHLEPVTRSGLGGGRVVS